A genome region from Caretta caretta isolate rCarCar2 chromosome 22, rCarCar1.hap1, whole genome shotgun sequence includes the following:
- the POU2AF1 gene encoding POU domain class 2-associating factor 1, with translation MHWQKSSASEQQQQPRPYQGVRVKEPVKELLKRKRGNIHSVNAAAATTVVLPHQPLPSYSPLGQPCIDMDVTASSLPVTDEGALCSGWLSQPSPATLQPLTQWTTYPDYMSHEAVSCPYTADMYVQPVCPSYTLVGPSSVLTYASQPLITNFAPRSTTPAVVPQLEVTDQQSPLTYFPWAQPISALPASTLQYQPASSSLPGPQFVPLPISIPEPAPQELEDARRVISTLPIEKLLLEDEDNDTYVLNHTLSVEGL, from the exons CTTCTGCttcagagcaacagcagcagccacGACCCTATCAAGGTGTCCGTGTAAAAGAACCAGTGAAGGAGCTACTGAAGAGGAAACGTGGCAACATTCATAGTGTTAATGCAGCTGCAGCAACAACG GTTGTTTTGCCCCATCAGCCACTTCCGTCCTATTCACCACTTG GCCAGCCTTGCATTGATATGGATGTTACTGCCTCTTCATTGCCAGTTACCGATGAAGGGGCATTATGTTCTGGTTGGCTCTCTCAGCCTTCTCCTGCTACTTTACAGCCCTTAACCCAGTGGACAACATACCCGGATTATATGTCACATGAAGCAGTCAGCTGTCCATACACAGCAGACATGTATGTTCAGCCTGTGTGTCCCAGTTATACACTTGTTGGACCCTCTTCAGTTCTGACTTACGCATCCCAGCCGCTGATCACCAATTTTGCG CCAAGAAGCACCACTCCAGCTGTTGTGCCGCAGCTGGAGGTGACAGACCAGCAATCCCCTCTTACCTATTTCCCATGGGCTCAGCCCATTTCTGCATTACCAGCGTCTACCCTGCAGTATCAGCCAGCTTCATCCTCGCTTCCTGGGCCACAGTTCGTTCCACTTCCTATTTCAATTccagagccagccccacaggAACTGGAGGATGCAAGAAGAGTGATCAGCACTCTGCCCATTGAAAAGCTACTTCTA